From one Phocoena sinus isolate mPhoSin1 chromosome 6, mPhoSin1.pri, whole genome shotgun sequence genomic stretch:
- the RMI1 gene encoding recQ-mediated genome instability protein 1 → MSIASIALRIETWLLATWHVKVPLMWLEACINWIQEENDNVNLSQAQMNKQVFEQWLLTDLRDLEHRLLPDGILEVPKGELNGYFALQINSLVDVSQPAYAQIQKLRGKNTTNDLITAETQVTPKPWEAKPSRMLMLQLTDGIVQIQGMEYQSIPALHSDLPPGTKLLIYGNISFRLGVLLLKPENVKVLGGEVDALLEEYAQEKVLARLIGEPDPIVPVIPNNSNQSIPRITDVLHPALGPSDEELLASLNENDELAANNNTSLERSCFSTGSSSNTVPIRQSDFEPGLIISPISKEKPRNQSMLFTDEELDDFSLEEALLLEEAVQKEQTETKELQPLSLNRTTDESIETFSHRSNTLNNFSLICKNGNNNWNEKNLSEQITNEDKYFSCPSARDQNSSIVSVNHNVPLPHNFTNKDNNSETYNKIKQTSSSDGHSLNNKILNGELVNYVPKSCSHISNKNEHHLQTCSSRSSENSTNLSITMDLYSPPFIYLSVLMASKPKEVTTVKVKAFIVTLTGNLSSSGGIWSITAKISDGTAYLDVDFVDEILTSLIGFSVLEMKQLKKDPCKYQKFLEGLQKCQRDLIDLCCLMTISLNPSLSKGTVLALQDVNVEHLENLKRRVKK, encoded by the coding sequence atgagTATAGCTAGTATTGCATTAAGAATCGAAACCTGGCTTTTAGCTACATGGCATGTTAAAGTGCCTTTAATGTGGCTGGAAGCTTGTATTAActggatccaagaagaaaatgataatgtTAATTTGAGTCAggcacaaatgaataaacaagtgtTTGAGCAATGGCTCCTTACTGATCTGAGAGATTTGGAGCATCGTCTTTTACCTGATGGCATTTTAGAAGTTCCAAAAGGAGAACTGAATGGATATTTTGCTCTGCAGATTAATTCATTGGTTGATGTAAGTCAACCTGCGTATGCCCAGATACAAAAGTTGAGAGGAAAGAATACAACCAATGACCTAATTACAGCTGAAACACAAGTAACCCCAAAACCTTGGGAAGCAAAGCCTTCACGAATGTTGATGCTACAGCTTACTGATGGAATTGTGCAAATACAGGGGATGGAATATCAGTCTATTCCAGCTCTTCATAGTGATCTTCCTCCAGGTACAAAACTTTTGATTTATGGAAACATTTCTTTCCGTCTTGGTGTTCTCTTATTGAAACCAGAAAATGTGAAGGTGTTGGGAGGAGAAGTAGATGCTCTTTTAGAGGAATATGCCCAAGAAAAAGTTCTTGCAAGATTAATTGGGGAACCTGATCCTATAGTTCCAGTCATACCAAATAATTCTAACCAAAGCATCCCCAGAATTACAGATGTTCTGCATCCTGCGTTAGGACCTTCTGATGAAGAACTCTTGGCAAGTCTTAATGAAAACGATGAGCTTGCAGCAAATAATAACACCTCTTTGGAAAGAAGTTGTTTCAGCACAGGTAGTTCTTCAAATACTGTTCCCATCCGACAGTCAGATTTTGAACCAGGACTTATTATTTCTCCAATATCAAAGGAGAAACCACGAAACCAGTCTATGctttttactgatgaggaattAGATGACTTTTCATTGGAGGAGGCCTTGCTTTTAGAAGAAGCTGTCcagaaagaacaaacagagaccaaagaattACAGCCACTGAGTTTGAACAGAACTACAGATGAAAGTATAGAGACATTTTCACATAGATCTAATactctgaataatttttctttgatttgcaaaaatggaaataataattggaatgaaaaaaatttatctGAGCAAATAACTAATGAAGACAAATATTTTAGTTGTCCATCTGCTAGAGACCAAAACAGTAGTATTGTTTCAGTTAATCATAATGTACCCCTACCccataattttacaaataaagataaCAACTCAgagacatataataaaataaaacaaaccagcaGTTCAGATGGACAttccttaaataataaaatattaaacggAGAGCTGGTCAATTATGTACCAAAAAGTTGTTCAcacatttctaataaaaatgagCACCACTTACAGACTTGTTCTTCAAGATCATCAGAGAATAGCACTAATCTTTCTATCACCATGGATTTATATTCTCCACcttttatctatttgtctgttctaaTGGCCAGCAAACCAAAGGAAGTTACAACAGTGAAAGTCAAAGCATTTATTGTAACCTTAACTGGAAATCTCTCAAGTTCTGGTGGCATTTGGAGTATAACAGCAAAAATTTCTGATGGTACTGCATATCTAGATGTAGACTTTGTAGATGAAATACTTACTAGTCTGATAGGGTTTTCAGTACTAGAAATGAAACAGTTAAAAAAGGATCCTTGTAAATACCAAAAGTTCCTGGAAGGTTTGCAGAAATGTCAGAGAGATCTAATAGATTTGTGCTGTCTAATGACTATTTCATTGAATCCCTCCTTGTCTAAGGGAACGGTACTGGCATTACAAGATGTTAATGTGGAACACCTTGAGAACCTAAAGAGGCGAGTAAAGAAATAA